Part of the Brassica oleracea var. oleracea cultivar TO1000 chromosome C8, BOL, whole genome shotgun sequence genome is shown below.
GTTGTTGCATATCAATTTTGAAGATTTTCTACTATATATTAAACGAAAATGTGGTCTTATTCAAATGAAGGTTATAACTAATCGACCTATTCAGAACATATATTATGTTAAGATAGCTTGCTCCACGTTTACAAGCAATTGACAATCCGTGATAAAAATGCACACAACAATGATTTCACGCAATATGGTCTAAAATCATTATTCAAATATTTATACATTCGAATAATGCGTATGAATAAGTCGACGAATCAATTGTTTGGTACAACTTCATTTTCAGTTTAGTTCCCCAAAAATTTATGTATCTGGATACTGGATCAGGAGTCAGGACGTAGGTCGTCCATACCTGCCAAAGGCTACTCCATGTCTGAACAGTCTCCAGTAGATTTTTAACCATCGATCTAAGGTTCATATTTGTTTAATCCTTACTTTTTACTTCAAGACTTGAAGACATCAGCCAGCTCTAATAGCATTTCAAGAACAGGTCGAAAATATCCAAAATTGTATATGTGAAAGATTCTCAAAAGTGAACATTTTCCAAAACTAATATAAAAATCCTTTGAATGCTACATTTATTGCCGGCCTCTTCCTCTGCCGCCACGTCCACCACCACGGCCACCTCTTCCTCTGAAACCACCACCACCACCACGTCCCCCTCCTCCTCTTCCCCGGGAACCACCACCTCCTCTCCCTCTAAAACCGCCACTACCTCTACCTCTGAAACCGCCTCTAACAACATCCTGTTTCAGTCCAAGAGACTGAACTCCTCTCCTCTTGTTTCTTTGCCCGTCTCCATCCTCATCGTCTCTATCTTCTTTGTAAGTGGATGAGCGCCTAGCGTTGAAAGAAAGCTCCCTTGAACCTCCAGGGCCGAACTTAACATCTTTCGAGTCTCCAAAGTTGCCACGCCGGTTCTCTAGGGCCTTAACACGCTCGCCCATTGGAAGACTGTCCTCTTTAGCCAGTGATCTACGGTGGTGGAAAGCTTCCGCATGCCGCTCGTCTTTCACTTCAAACAACCTGACACCAAAGCTTCCACATTAAGAAAGAATAGAGAAACATACTATGATGTCTAAATACTCATCATAAGGCACTAACTTTGGAGTTTTTGATTTCTTGCTTGGTCTTCCATCTTCTGATTCGTCGTCTAAGCCTTGTGATGCATCAGAGTCGCTGTTCTCGTCGTCATCTGTTACCGCTTCAAAGTGTTCATCTAACAAAGAAGGTTGCTTCTTAGAAGAAGCAACAGGGTGCAGGACACCATATTCATATGATTCCGGATCAATTTGGAAGTCCTGAAAAGGAAACTCACAAGAATCAGTTTAATACCAAGTGAAATAGAGCGACAAAAGAAAGTCAGTGTTCTAAAAATCAGTCTAGACGTTCAAAAAAGCCTAAACGGTCAAACATAAACGATTTTTCTTCAAGGATTTAAAAAAAAAAAAATCGGTATAGACATCCATCTAATCAATAATCCTCTATAAAGTATTCTAATTACCCCATAGCAATTTCTTGAACATTGAAAAAAACAGAGAAAAGCCTCAAAAGGATTATTGTTAATACCGGATTTTGGAACATAGCTCCAAACCGACCATCTGTGAAGTTCTCATCACTAAGTCCGAGTTTCTTCTTCTTCGACGCTTTCTTTGCAGCTTCCTCATCCCCAACGCTCTTCTTTTCCTCTTCTGCATCCTCCTCGTTTTGGAGGGTGGCTGCGAGATCACGGTTAACCTTTGGCAACCTTCTCTTCTTCTGCAAGAAGCACACAGAGATGCATGTAAGTAACCAACGTAGGAAAAATAGTGAACGAACATGTAGATGCTGTTTATATTAGAAATACTAACTGTGATTCTCTGGCTACGATCTGCTTCTAGTTTCTTTTGCTTCTTGTCTTCTAAGTACTTATCATACGCAAAAGGATCAGCCACTGTCAAAGCCTGTAGATAGGGAAAACAAAGTTACAAAGCAGAAACATCTTGGAGGCAACTCTGAAGTTAATGAAAATGTCAAGAGAATCACCTTTTTGTATAGATTGTGATTCACAAAATACCCATGCATTTGAGCTTTCAAAAGATCTGTGCCAATCAAATGAGTCATCTGCAACTTCTCAAGATCTTCCTTCGTCACAAACTTGTAGTTATCATAAATGGTTGTTTGTCCAGTTTCCTCCATCTCTTCCTGAAAATACAAAAAAAAAGTGTTAGCAACAATGGTCACCACTCACCACACTTTTAACGATTGAGATATTGGTTGAATCAGATAAGTACCGTTAGGTTTTCAAGAGGAGAACACCATTTAGGGGCAGGACCAAGCTCAGGTATGAAGTAAGATGGGATTAAGCTAGAGTCTAGAGCCAGAAGCATTAGTCCACTTCCAGGGAACACACAAATGTCGTTTATTCCACCTCCACTCGGTTGAATGCTGGTCATACCTTCTCCCTGTAAGAACAAAAAAAATAGAAGGTTATCAAAAGCTGTACTTGGCGAAAACAACAATCCATGAGTGCAAGAAACCGAGAGAAAGCTTACAGTATTCGGATCCCATATTCTAACAATCTGCTTGTCAGTAGTAATCAGCTTAGGTTGTTGAGTATTAAGAGTTCGTTGCCACTTAATACTCAAAATTGGACTCTCGTACCTGCAAGTTTGCAGGAAAGACAATGAACACCGAGGAAACAAACCCTAAAGTTATAGCATATATGATGGATTTTGAGTAAGTAATACTTACATGTGATCCTTCACATGTATGGGAGCTGAAGTTCTCAAGTCGTATATGAATACCTGCAGACAGAGAACACCACCATCAACAAAACATAGCTAAATAGTCAAATTGACATAATGGTTTCCAAGAATCAAACCTTTCCGGCACTACTCCCAACAGCTACTTGAAGACCTTCACTATCATCAAACTCTATAGCAGTAACCTCCTATCAGCCAATTAAAAAACACATGATCATCAGACAGATCGATGCAATTTTTCTGCCAAAATCACGACTAAACTACAAAAGTCTATCTGAATATGGAGCATATGATAGAAGAAGTACCGAAGCAGCATCACCACCATGTGTAACCGCATTGATCCTAGCAGCAGATGATTTCATTCTCATATCGAAACATTCCACAGCACCATCCTCACCACCACAAGCAACCAGTCCATGGAGATTGCTGGAATGACAAAAAAGATACATAGTGCTCAAACGTAAACAACAGTAATCTGAAACAGTGCAGTTAAAACAATGATGCCAATGCTTATACAAACCTTCGAGAAACAACATTCAGCGCCGGGGATTGAGTGGTGAGCGGAGAGAGAAATCTTCCCTAAGGAGAGAAAGCCATATCTCACAAATCATTAACATGGGGGAAGAACCAAAGACCAACTTAGACTTAACGAAACGTACCTGCTCCAAATTGATTCTGTATAGATCTGGTGAGGAAGCAGCGCAAAGCAGATCACAAGACCAGTTATCATATGTCATGTCTCTCCCCATCCTACCAAAAAAGGTGAGCTTTTAGACAAATGCCACAGTAATACCTCACAGACCAACAAAGATAACATACCTTGGAATCCGTAAAGTGTGGTGCTTCCCGTATTTGGCGTGTAGATGAATAGAACGATCAGCACATAAGAAGGCAAGCTTTGAGTAGTCATCATCTAATACCTGTAGAGCCAACATAACACAATTACAAAACCAGAAACAAGAAAGGCTTAGACACACAGCTGCTCAACGGAGCAGTGAAGTTACCTCGAAATCAACAATCTCAGAGTCCAAATGCCTCTCAAACTTCAAAGCAAGCTGCCCTAGCTCATAAACTTTGACCTGTGGTGGATATATGCCTGATTCATTCAACAACGAAACAGTGAAAACTCACACCACAAAACATTCTTCACCAAGAAAACAAACAAACAAAAAAATGAAAACTTACCTGAAGCAATCAGATACTCTCCATCTGGAGTAGCTTTGATTCTAGTAGTAGCAGTCTCAAACTTCAAATCCTGAATAAGCTCCACTCTCTGCATATACTCTTATACCCACAAAACAAAAATTGGATTTGAGAAACTTTACAAAGTTATCATTAAGCTGGCAACTAAGAGAGCAAAAACCTAAAGGAAGAGTCTTTAAGCAGAGAGTTAACGATTCGGAAAAGGAACATTTGAATTTGAGAAACTTTACAAAAGAAATTATTAAGCTGGCAACTAAGAGAGCAAACCTAAAGCTTAACCCACATCACAGATAACAAAAAGGAGGAGACTTTTTGAGAAGAGATTCGACGATTGGGAGCACAAAGATAGATACTTACGAGGGTTTTTGCGGAGAGCTCGTTGCTTCTTAGGGTTTAGCCAAGTCGCAACGTTGGGTGCAGATGAAACATGGTATAGCTTGACTCCGTTAATGGAGGTCGACTTCAGTCTATCTCCGTATGTCGCCATCTTCAGACAACGATACTCTTCTACGCTTCTTCCCCTGACGGCGAGTTGCAGAGAAAGAACCAATGTAATAAAAACGGAAGGAACCGCCACTCTGTGGTTGGTCGTTTCTTTATTGGGCCCTTTAAAACCCTAAATTTTAATGGGCCTTTAAAACCATAAACCCTAAGACTAATTGAAATCTTCAATTCATCGCTTGAGTTCTACTTCACTAATACTCTATTTTACAGTGAAAAATAGAATAATAAACAAAAAGAATAAAAAATTATTTTATTTATAAAATAAATTTATTTTTATTCTATTATATAGTAAAAAATATACTATCATTGTAACATTTTTATTTCAAACTTTATCTAGAATAAAAGATAGATTTGGAAATAGTCTTAATTTTAATCAAACTCTTCCAATTGTTGTTTTCACTACAGAGATTTTAGAAGTTTAAGATTAGTTGTAAAGTCTTTACAAGCCAGATTTATTCTAATCAGATTTTAAATTCTCAAAAGTCCTAAAAGCCTTCCTAAAAAATCTCAAAACCAAAATAACTAACTTTACTATTTAACTTGATTTATTTTTCAAAATCACAAATTTCAGACTTTTAAGTATTTCTAAAACTACTTCTGATTTTTAAAACTAAAAGTTTCAACAGCCAAAAACTAAAATTAAAAGTCCTAACACTAATAGTTTTGAAAGTCATGAACGATCGGACCTAAGAGCATCTCCAAAAAATAACTCTATTTTGAAATTTTCAAAACTCTATATTTGAAGTTTAAAGGTGTTTTTTTCAAAAGCAAAACTTCAAATTAACTTCAAAACTATTTGTATTTTATATTATGGTCCTTATATTTGTGATAACTAATTTGAATTCATAAAAAATTTATAAATAACTAGCACATATATAAACATATTACAACAATATTAATTAATAAAATATTATATTAAAATATAAAATTTTAAACAAAATAACTTAATTAATATTAAACTTCAAGCAAAATACCATATTATTTCATAAAATGATTTTCGTAATGCATATGATCTCTACTAGTGCATTTCGAAGTAAAATAGCTCTCCTCATTTTTAATTTGTAGATTAGAGATAAAAATTGTTGAAATCGGGAGATATTAACACTTGTAAATACATTAGATCAGACCAAGAAAGTAAAAGAGAAACATAAAATATTGCTAAAAGACTAACTTTTATCGATGATATTAATACTCGTGAATATATTCAATATGAACAAGAAAGAATTGTACGAAAAGACATCATCAACAACAACAACAACAACCATCTTCAATTACACAAAAAAAAATTGGACAATATTTGAAAATTTTGAAGGTTCTGGATCAAACTTACATGACTATTAGTGTTGTTGTAATATTTAAATTTGTGTAATAGTTATGTCTTCATGTAATTTTTTTTAAGTTTTTTTGTTAAGTTTCTTTTGGATATTTTTGTTATTTAAATCTAGTTTTAAATATTTTAAATCTTCTTTTAAAGTTTTATTAATTTTATGTGTAAAATTCAATTTTGTAAAGAAAACTTAAAATATTTATGAGATATAATTTTTATAAGGATTAAAATAATAAACAAGAAAATATTTATGAATCATAAATGTGATGTGTAATTGTAGGGACCAAAATACAAATAAAAATATGAAACTTCAAATTTGAAGTTTTGAGTAGTGAAACTTCAAATAGGAAGTTTCACTTCCTTTTTGGAGAGCAAAAAACTTTATATTTGAAGTTATAGAGTGTCTTTTGGAGATGCTTGTATTTTAAGTAGGGGTGGGCAAAAAAACCGAACCGAACCGAGTCAAACCAAACCAACCGAACCGAAACCGATTCAAACCGAACCAAAGTCTATTTCAAACCATTCGGTTGAAGATTTCTCCAAACCGAATGGTTTCGTTTGGTTTGGTTTAAAACCAAACCGAACCGAGAAACGATGTGTTTTGTAATTATTTAAATTAAAAATATTAGTAATACTAATATACTAAAATTCTAATACCAAATCACGTATTTTCCACTTTTCATTCATTAACATATGTTCTTCTAACCGAATATGTAATCATTAAATTAAAAGAAATAGAAAAGTCTGTATTTTCATATTCTTAAATATGTAAATCTAAACCTAAAACCTAAAAAAAATTTATTAAAAACAAAAGTTCTTCTATACAGCGTCACATGGAAGATGATTCATTGTAGTCATTTAAATAATGATATAAGAAACATTGATGGTTCATTGCATGCTTCTAAATAATGATATAAGAGACATTATTAATGATATTAGTTTTCTTAGTAAACTTTCATTTGTTTTAATTCTTATATATTTTTTTGTGACTTTTAAAATTTTTTGTTTCAGTTTTATATTGAATTTAGTTCACATAGTTTATGTTTAGATCATTTATGTTTTAAAACATAATTTCTCTTAAAAAATTAAACTAAAACTGATCCAAAAAATAAACTCAACCAAACCGAATACAAACCAAACCGAATATAAACCGAACCGAACATAAACCGAACCGAATACTAACCGAACACAAACCGAACTAACTATGGTTTATTTCAGTTGGAAAAATATTAGAACCAAACTAACCAAACCGAACTGAACCCGGAAAATAACCGAAGTGCCCACCCCTCAACCTTCTGAAACCCTAATCCTTAATGGGCCTTAGGTTGAGATTAGTGGGCCTTTAAGCAACTCTATTATTCAGTGGCTGAAACTAAACCTTGGAAATTAGGGTTTATCTAGTGAACCGCACCAATTCAATTCAGTCGCCTGCTCACCCGAATCTTCTCTGCAAGCTCAAGGGTATCGGAGTAAGCTATAGTTTCTTCTGTATCTCTCTTTAGTTTAGCTGCTCTTCATCAAAAGTTTCATTCTTTTCGAGTTTAAGCTAAACGGGTGTGTGATTGTATGCATTGGGTCGCTGTAGTTTTGAAAACGATGAAATTTGATTACTTTATGTGTTTGTGTTTGCATTTTTCCGAGAAAAGATTACGCCTTTAGCATCTGATTACTTGATTTTGTGTTGGGTTTAGTTTTGATTTTGAAGGAAAGATGGTGAGGCCGTATGGGATTAAGGTGAACAAGAGGAAGGAGAGAAAAGAGAGGTACGATAAG
Proteins encoded:
- the LOC106307522 gene encoding nucleolar protein 10, encoding MATYGDRLKSTSINGVKLYHVSSAPNVATWLNPKKQRALRKNPQYMQRVELIQDLKFETATTRIKATPDGEYLIASGIYPPQVKVYELGQLALKFERHLDSEIVDFEVLDDDYSKLAFLCADRSIHLHAKYGKHHTLRIPRMGRDMTYDNWSCDLLCAASSPDLYRINLEQGRFLSPLTTQSPALNVVSRSNLHGLVACGGEDGAVECFDMRMKSSAARINAVTHGGDAASEVTAIEFDDSEGLQVAVGSSAGKVFIYDLRTSAPIHVKDHMYESPILSIKWQRTLNTQQPKLITTDKQIVRIWDPNTGEGMTSIQPSGGGINDICVFPGSGLMLLALDSSLIPSYFIPELGPAPKWCSPLENLTEEMEETGQTTIYDNYKFVTKEDLEKLQMTHLIGTDLLKAQMHGYFVNHNLYKKALTVADPFAYDKYLEDKKQKKLEADRSQRITKKRRLPKVNRDLAATLQNEEDAEEEKKSVGDEEAAKKASKKKKLGLSDENFTDGRFGAMFQNPDFQIDPESYEYGVLHPVASSKKQPSLLDEHFEAVTDDDENSDSDASQGLDDESEDGRPSKKSKTPKLFEVKDERHAEAFHHRRSLAKEDSLPMGERVKALENRRGNFGDSKDVKFGPGGSRELSFNARRSSTYKEDRDDEDGDGQRNKRRGVQSLGLKQDVVRGGFRGRGSGGFRGRGGGGSRGRGGGGRGGGGGFRGRGGRGGGRGGRGRGRQ